The sequence GCCGCTCGGCGAACACAGCGACGGTGTAGACGGCTGCGGCCACGAGGATGGTTATCATCGCGGCGATCAGTATCGGGCTCACGCTCTTGCGCCTCCCCTGACTCCGAGAAGCGGGACTGCTGCTCGGACCGACCTCGCCCACGGCGAGACCGCTCCAGCATAGCGCGTCGGCAGCCGGCTTGAGCAGCGTGTGGACGCGCAGACTAGACGACGTCGACGCGCCTCCAGGCGCCTGCTGCGATTCCAAACGATGGCAGGTACCAGACGAGCGCGCCAACGATGTAGATGACGACGTCCTTGCGCTGCATCGTGGCCAGGGTGCGATCGTCTCGCAGGGTGAGCACAACGACGATCGCGACGACAGTGAGTGCGAAGAGAATGGCCGCGGTCTGGGCCGCCGAGCGCACGGTCATGCGGGTACGAAGCCGTCGCCACGTCGCCGGCAGCAGCGGCAGAGCCAGCGCGATCAACGAGGCGATCGCGATGGGGCCTGCGATGTCAAAGCCGGCAGGCGTGAGCACCTGGCTTATCGGCAGGACGATGAAACTGCTGGTGAACAGCACGGTGACTCCGCTGAGCAACACGAGCGGCACGAGCACCGCTGACCGCAGGAGCTTGGTGCGCATCGGATCTGCGCTGTCGGTGAGGAACGTAGCGAGGATCGCCAGCACGAACGGGACGGTGACCAACGAGACGTAGGCTGCCGTGTACTCGCGAAACGGGAGTCGCGAGATGGCGAACGCCCCGGGCACGAGAAACAGGATCCCGAACGCGTACGTCACGGCGTACGTATCGAACACGCGTGGGGCTTGAGTTGCGGGCTGTGCGTCGACCGCGTCGGCGGCGAGTTCGGTCGTCATTGGCTCCTCCAGGCAAGTGTGCACTTCGGAGCCAGTGTGCGCACGCGCGAGCCATGCGTACATGACCTACGTCAATTCGCGAGAACTAGCCGCGAACGCCTGCGGCCTCAAACGCGATAACGCTGCCGCCCAGATCGCCCGACTGCGATGACATCGGAGTCGAGCTGAACACCAGGTCGGTCGAGGTGCCGTCCGGCCACTGCGCCGTCAGCCGCCTACGATTGAGCGGACCTTGGGATGCGATCTGGGCCAGAACGACCGTCTCGGAAGTAGCAGGATCGACGAGCGTCCACGAGGGAGTGATTCGAACCGAGCCGCCGGTATCGCTGCGCATTCCCAGAATCCGCTCGGCGCCTTCGTTGGCGAACGTCACAGCACCCGTGGGTCCCACGACCAGGATTCCCCCGGGAACCGTGTCGACGATATTGAGGAGCAGATCGTTTTGCGCGCTCATCTGGCGGGCCGAACTGAGCTGGGCTTCGACCTGCTGGTTCTGCAACATCATCGTCGCCACATAAGCGATGGCGGGGATGAACAGGATCTCCGCGAAATCCTCGAAGGTGTCCAGCAGCGTGGTGAAGCCTGCGTGCTCGAGCACGTTGGAAAGCCCGACGAAGGCGTACAACCCCATGGCGCCGGCGAAGACATTACGAACGGCCCGGCTGACAAGCGGCGACTCGAACCTCCCGAACAGCACCAGCAGCGCCGCGGCAGCGAAGCTCACGGCCGAGATGACGTCGAGGGCGACGACAGCCGTGTTCATCGCTTCACCTCTCCGCCAGGCCCCATCGACCGGCGCAACCGGACGATGCCGACAAGGAATGCAACGCCGGCGACAGCATACGAAGCGTGCTCCAGCAGGTTGAACACGTCAGACAGCCAGAACCCCTCAAGGATGGTGAATGTGTAGCCGCAGATCATGGCCGCAAACGCCGCGTAGACCGCCGCAGGTAGAACGATCTTCGTGCGCCGAAACGAGGCCACGATGACGGGGCCCAGGGCCAAGAGAAGTACAAGGTCGGCTATCTCACTCGGCTGATAACTCACGTCTATCCCCCAGGCGACGGTGCCGTGTGTCCCTCGGGTATGTGTCTACCCAACTCGGGCGCTCATCGCACCTCGAAACCTGAGATAACCCGGGCCGGCTACTTGCCCGATCCCGTCGCAACGGCCGATCCCGTCGAGCCCACAGACCCGCTGGCAGCAGCACTTCCACTCGTCGTCGACGACGCGCCGCTGTGGGACGCAGGCGGGGTGTTTCCGCCCATGAAGGGCGCACCGAGCACCTTCTTGAGCGCCGTGTACACGGCCTTGTCACGTTTCGCGTACTTGTCGCCCTTCTCAGTGACGAAGATAACGACGAGATCGCCCTGGCGGAAGAACGCCGGCCAGCCGGTCCAGTTCACGTTGATGCGCTGCTCGGGCGTCGCGCCGAGAATGTACCCGCCCGCGTCGACCGTCCTGGCGGCCGCGTTGGCCTCGGGGCCGGACTTGAAGCGATAGACCTGGAGGAACGCGCCGTCCACGGTCATGGGGATGTAGGTTGCGGGGATGAAGAGTCCCGAACGATCCGTGGGCTCCTCTTTGACCTTGACCCCCTCGGCGGACAGCTTCTTCTTGAAGTCGGCCACCGTCATCATCGTGTCGACGCCGAGCGTCGCGGCGACGCTCGCCGTTGCCTCGCTCTTCGTGTTGTCCACGCTGGGCGGTGGCGGAGTGCCCTGCGAGCATCCTGATGCAAGTATTCCGGCGGCAAGCGCGGCGAGCAGTGCGACGAGTGCGAGCGTTCGTGAGTTCATGGTGCGATCTCCTGTTCGGCGCCCGCCCGCAGAGGCGCGTCGCGCATGCGTGTGCGTGGCTGTGGGAATCGTGGCTGACGCTGTGGCAGCCGTCAATCCGAGTTGCCGGTCACGTACGTTTCGGGATTCGGGCCGATACGCTCGCAGGCATCCAGAGCGTCGATCGTCGCCATCTCCTCAGCGGTCAGTTCGAAGTCGTAGACGTCGCAGTTCTCGGCGATGCGAGCGGGATGGATGGACTTCGGTATCGTCACGAAGCCCTTCTGCAGGATCCAGCGAATGGAGACCTGAGCAGGCGTTTTGCGATGCGCTCCGGCGATGCCCACGAGCTCGGGAATCAGGTTGACGCGTCCGCGCATGATCGGCGCCCATGCTTGGAGGGTGATCCCGTACCGCTCGCAGGCGGCCTGGAGCTCGGGCTGCTGCAGCCGGGGGTGGAACTCGAACTGGTTGACCGCCGGCATGACCGAGGCGAACTCGGCGAGTGTGTCGAGGTGATGCGGCAGGAAGTTGCAGACCCCGATAGCGCGTGTGTGCCCGCTCGCAAGCAGCTGCTCCATCGCACGCCACGTGTCGCGCATCCGCTCGACCCACGGCCAGTGGATGAGGTACAGATCGACGTGGTCCACGCCGAGTCGCTCAAGACTGCTCTCGCACGCCGAAAGGGTCGACTCGTAGCCCTGGTCGTCGTTCCACAGCTTGGTCGTCAGGAACACCTCGTCACGAGGGATGCCGCTCGCGCGCAACGCGTGGCCGATGCTGGGTTCGTTGCCGTAGAGCGCAGCGGTATCGATGAGCCGATACCCCAGCTCGAACCCGGCCGTGACCTCGCCCTCGACGTCGGGGCCCTCATCGGACTTGTAGGTGCCCAGACCGAGCCTGGGCATGAGCACGCCCGGTGCGATCTCGACCGTATCGGCGAGTGAGGTGATGGTGGGGCGTGTGGGCATCGTGGTCCTCTCGCAACGCGAGTTCGGGCGTTTGGTCCCTTGGGTGATGAAGCACCACCCATACCAGCACGCGCACACAATAGTTACAAGAGTGCGCGAACGGGGCTCTCGGTCGCATAATGGGCTTCCGCACGGGCTTCCGCCCGCGCCAGCGTTGCAGGCCGGCAGCCTCGCGACGCCCCATCGCAGGAGGCTACCTTCATGGCACACGTACGCTCGCTCTTCTTCAACGGTCCGCTGTCCGACGTCGAGAACAAGGCCGTCACCGCCTTCAAGCTCGGCCGTCCCAGCGACGTCATCTGGAACATCACGAACAAGTGCAACCTACTGTGCGATCACTGCTACATGGCCGCCGACTGCACGAGTCTGCCCAACGAGCTCTCCGACGAGGAGACCATCGCACTCGTTCACCAGATGGGCGAGCGCGAACTCCCGGCCCTGTTCCTCTCGGGCGGCGAGCCGATGATGAGAAGGAACTTCTGGGAGATTCTCGAACTCGCACGCAGCTACGGCATCCGCGTGACGGTCTCGACGAACTGCACGCTCATGAACCGTGAGGCCGCTAAGCGCCTGCGCGCCAACGGCATCGACTGGATCGCCACCTCGCTCTACGGCCCCGCCGACTTCCACGACGCAATGGTGGGCGTCCCCGGCACGCGCGATCGCGTAATCGAGGCGATCAAGATCCTGCGCGAAGAGGGCGTGAAGGTCGCGATCAAGACCGCCATCAGCGCCGCAACGTGGCCGCACGTCTACGACCTCATCGCGGAGGCGAAGGCGCTCGACGTCGGCCTCCTGTACTTCTGCGACCTCATCACCGCCGGCCGCAGCGAGGGCGAGGACGACGGCCGCATCACCGCTGCTCAGTGGCGCGAGCTCGGCGACTTCATCGTCGAGGACATCCTTTCCGAGGAGTCCACGATGGAGTGGGACATCGGCGCCATGCCGAGCTTCATCCCCTTCGTCGCCGAGAAGTTCGTCGAGCGCGGCATCGACGTGAGCAACGGCCTCGAGCGCCTCAAGACCATCAGCGCCTGCCCGGTGGGCAAGGGCCACATGAACATCAACTCCGAGGGCGGCATCATGCCCTGCCAGTTCGCGCAGGACTGGACGATCGGCACCGTGCGCGAGATGACGCTCCAGGAAGCCGTGTGCAAGCTCTACGAACTCGACCAGCAGGAGTCAGAGGGCGTGTGCGCCCCCGAGGCGTGCGAGTACTCGCGCATCTGCCGTGGCTGCCGCGCCAAGGCTTGGCAGCGCACCGGCGAGCCGATGGCCGAGGACATCACGTGCCTGCTTCACGCCGAGTTCGACCGCAGCGAGCTCGTCGCCCACATCGAGGCGACGCCGGAGTTCGAGCGTTCGGCACCGTGCAGCGTGCCGGGAGCCTGCTAGGCGCCCGAGAGCGACCCTCAGCCCCGAACTGCGCTCGCGACACGGTCGATGATCTCGTCGAGGATCTCGCGCGACGTCGCGAAGTTGAGGCGCGCCCAGCCGGCACCCGCGTGGCCGAAGTCCAGCCCGCTCGACAGCGCCACGCGCCCTCGCTCGAGGATCGCCTTCGCCGGGTCGTCGCCGAGGTCGTAGGCGCGCATGTCGAGCCACGCGAGGTAGGTGCCTTCCGGCGGCGTGAAGCCGATCTCGGGCAGCTCGCTCGCGAGGCGCATGGCAAGGTGGTCGCGCTGCGCCGTGAGGTGCTCCCTGACCGCCCCAAGCCACAGCTCGCCCTCGGTCCACGCCGCGCGCGTCGCCATCGCACCGGGCGTCCCGACCGCGCCGAGCAGGTGGCGCGGGAGCTCCTTGAGCGCCGCTTCGACGCCCGCGTGGCCGATGTGCGCGACCGCGCAGTGCAGCCCCGCGATGTTGAACGCCTTGCTCGCCGCCGAGATGGTGACGGTACGCGCAGCGGCATCGTCGGAGACAGATGCGAGCGGCACGTGCGTCGCACCCGGATGCACGAGGTCGCCCCAGATCTCGTCGCTGACGATGAGCAGGTCGTGCCGCTCGGCGACATCAGCGATCGCTGTGAGTTCAGCGGCGTCCAACACCCGACCTGTGGGGTTATGCGGATTGCATAAGAGAATCGCGCGGGTGGTTGAGTCGATCGCTGCTTCGAGTCGCTCCGGATCGAGACGCCAGCCGTCAGGATCGAGCGGGCATTCGACGACGCGCCTGCCGGTCGACTTCACGGCCGGGTAGAACGGGTGGTAGACCGGCGTGAACAGCACGACGCCATCGCCCGGCTCGGTGTGGAGCCACAGCACCGTCTCGACCGCCTGCATCACGTCGCAGAAGACGCGGGTGCGCTCGACATCGGGCCGCCAGCCGTGCCGGCGGGCTTCCCACTCCGAGAACAGCTCGGGCAGTTCCTTGTGCGCGGCGAAGTTGTACCCGAAGTCGCCGCAGGCAGCGAGCTTCGCAACCGAGTCGACGGCTGCAGGCAGCGGCGCGAGGTCCATATCGGCGACCCACGCCGGGATCACGTCGTCGTCGTAGCGCGACCACTTGATGCACGAGAGCGATCGCAACCGCTCGAGGTCAGCTCCGGACACCGTCACGCGCGCTTCGCCTGCCGTCATGTGGCTCACCTTCGGCTCGAATCCGTCGTCGAAACCGACGATACCACCCGGTTGCGATGTCTCGCGTTCGGACCGTTCATGAACCATACTCGGCAGGGTACATACCGCTCCGAGTCGTGGGGCGTTCAAGCAACGATTCCGGCCGGAGCACCCCTGCCGCCCGCACGAAACGGAGCACTCATGAGGATCCTGATCTCGATCGACGACACCGACGATGCCGACAGCAAAGGCACCGGAGAGATCGCCGAGATCATCGCCGATTCGCTCGTCGCAGCAGGCCTCGCGACGGTGGGTCGCGTCACCCGCCACCAGCTCCTGATCCACCCCGACATCGCCTACACCTCGCACAACAGCTCGATGTGCTTCGAGGCCGATATCGCCGAGGAGTCGCTCGCCGAGGTCATCGAACGCGCCGCCGAACGACTTGCCGCCGAGAGCGTCGAAGCCGCGGATCCGGGCCTTGCCGTCGTCGTCCCCGAACGCCTCGCGGACCCCGAGCGCCTGATGACCTACGGGCGCGAGGCCAAGGAGCGTGTGATCCAGAAGGCCGAGGCCTATGCCCTTGCCGAGGAGATCGGCGCGCACCTCTCGGAGCACGGCGGAACGGGCATCGGAGTGATTGGCGCCCTCGCAGGGGCCGGACTCAAGCTCACCGGCAACGACGGCCGCTTCAAGGGCAAGTTCCGCCTCAATGCGGACGACCAGCGCGTGGCGGATGTCGAGCACATCAAGCATCAGGACATCGATGAGGTACGCACGCTCGAAGGCGTGGTTCTTGACGACGATGAGCGCGTGGTGGTGGGTCAGCACTGCAAGCTCATCCTGCGCGACGGGATCGCGGTTCTTATGGTGCAGCCCAGCGACGAGGGTGCACCTGCGCCGTGGACAGTCGTCGACCGCAAAGCGCTCCGGGCGTTCTAGGGTAGCCCGGTGCCGATCGTCGAGACATCAGCCGACCCGGCCTTCGTGGGTTCCGTAGACGACGATGCGGCGGTCACCGAAGCCGCTGCCCTGGCCTGCGAATGCGTGGGCTTCTCGCGTGACGATGATGACGAGTGCTACGTCGAATGCGACGAACCGAGCTGCTTCAACTGCCGGGCACGGCGCTGGACGCAGACAGGCTTCACCTGCACGAAGGGGTTGCTGCGCGGCTGACGCTGCAGGCTACTGGGTCGGGCCGCTCGGCACCCATATCATCTCGCCGGACTGCAGCCGGTAGACCGTACCGACCGCGGTGCCGGGACCTTCGGTCTGCACGCCCGTCTGCTTGAGCCGCGTGATCTTGCCGCCCTTGCGCGTGACGATCTCCATGTTGGGAGTGCCGGGGTTCTTCACGATCGTGGTGTCCGCGTTGGTGAGCAGGTCGTTCAGCCCAAACGAGCTGAGCGCCATGATGAGCAGACCGATGCCGATGAGCAGCGCGATGTCGAAGAGATTGCCCATCATCGACATCGGGTCTTCCTGGTGGATCGGGTGCGACAGTCGGCGGTGGCGCATGAAGGTTCCACCCGAGCCGCCTGAAAGCCGCCTGCGATCATCCAGCCCCATCGCTCACGCCTCCAGCAGTTCGAGCGCGTACTCGATGTCGCCGATGTCTTGCATGTACGCCCGCTCGCGAAACATCGATACGACGAAGGCGATTCCGCTGACGAGCAACGCGATGACCGTCGTCGAGAAGGCGACCACAAGGTTGTTCGATAGCGCTTCGAGGTTGCCGGATGCAAGCCCCACGAGCGCCGGGCTGATCGGGATGAGCGTGGTGATGAGGCCGATGATGGGACCGAGACGGATCCAGATCCGCGTGCGGTCGAGCCGCTTCGTGGCGAGCATCTCGACCTCGGCCAGCAACTTGGAGAGCCGCGTCCGGCTCATGTCGGCGCCCGTGCCGAGCATCTGCACGAACTGCACCACCAGCCAGTTGCTGCTCATCGTGCCGAGATCCATCACCGCCTGCGAGGGGTTATCGGACGCCGTGCTCAGACGCGCCGCGGCCACAGCCGACTCGATCTTGGCGACGGAGCGCGTGCGATCCCGTCGCAGCATCTCCAGCGTGAATCGGCCCAGCTCGAAGGCGTTGTAGACCAACGCGAACCCGAGCAGCACAAGTATCGGGTAGAACAGCGCCGTCGCGACCGGATACATCGCGACCTCGGGGTGAGCCAACGCGTTTCCGATCCTTTGAAGCATCACGCCTCCTGAAAGTAGGCCGGTATCCTCATCAACTTGCCGTCATCGAAACTGCGAGCCTCATGAACAATCGAGATGCGGGTGACCACGCCAGTCCGATCGTGTAGGCGGCGAACAGCACCGCTATCCCGGTCCCGGTCGAGGTTCCCGTCGCAGCGTCAGCGCCGAACCCCCCGGTGCCCGAATTCCCGATGGGCCCGCCGACCTCGTCTTTGACCTCGCTCATGACCCAGCCGCTCATCGTTGTCGACTGCGTGTACGCCGCTTCCCCACTGCCGCTCCCCCCGCTCGTCCCACCACCGACGCTGGAGCCGTCGCCGCCTGGCGCGAGCGTGGTGGTTTCGTTCGAACCGCTTCCACCAGCGGTGGCCTTATGCGAACCGCCATGAGTCGTCGTGCGTTGCGAGCCCGGCGAGTTCGAGCCCCGGCGCGGCGTAGGCTTCGGCTTGGCCGTCCCACCGTTGTTGTTACCGGTGCTTGGTGCGGTCTCGCTCCACGTGATCGAGAGATCGTTGACCACCGGTGCCTCGTCGCCGTCCCCGGTCGTCAGCTGCAGTCGATACTTGATGCCGGACCCCTTGGTCGATACGGGCAACTTCCCGCCATTCGGGACGTCTTCCCACGTCTGCCCGTCGGTCGAGTACTCGGTCATCACCACCGAACTCCCAGGAGACGTCGACCCGACGCTGAACTTCGTGAACCACTTCATCTTGCCGACGGCGGGATCGATGAAGCCCGATGTCGCCACCCACGAAGTACGCGGCTTGTATCGATAGCGTGCGAGCCGCGTGTTCCCGAGATCAGCTATCACGGTCGACCCGTCAGCCAGTCGCACCACCGCACGCGGATCACTTAGCACGCCACCACTCGGGGGGAGCCGCCCGATCGTGCCGTACGATTCGACGACGGTCCCGTTGTGGTCGACCTCGATGACGCGAGCGTTCTCGGAGTCGCAGATGATTGTGTTGCCGTTCGCGAGACGTCGAGCGTAGTTGGCGCCGAAGAGGTGCTTGTCGTCGGAACCGAATGCCGATGTGACGCCGAACTGCCAGACGATGCGCTTGTCCTTGGTGACCTCGATGACTCGCTGGTCCTCGGAGTCGCAGATGAGGGTGTTGCCGTTCGACAGACGTTGCGCACTGTGGGGGCGAACCAACAGACCCGCGCCCGGCCCCTCCTTCTGATACGTGCCGTACGACCAGACGATATCGAGATCCTCGTCGACCTCAATCACGCGGTTGCCGAGACTGTCGGGTATCAGGTAGTGGCCACCACCTACGGGCTCGATGGCGAACGGGTCCAGGACCTGGCCAGCGTTGGTGCCCGTCGTCCCTCCGAAGTACCAGACGACATCGAGGTCCTTGTCGAGCCGAAAGACCCTGCCCTGCTTCTGCAGCGCACCGCGATCAACCACGATCATGCCGCCATCGTCCATCGGCAGCGCGTCGAAGGGTCGCTCAAGG comes from Coriobacteriia bacterium and encodes:
- a CDS encoding radical SAM protein, with amino-acid sequence MAHVRSLFFNGPLSDVENKAVTAFKLGRPSDVIWNITNKCNLLCDHCYMAADCTSLPNELSDEETIALVHQMGERELPALFLSGGEPMMRRNFWEILELARSYGIRVTVSTNCTLMNREAAKRLRANGIDWIATSLYGPADFHDAMVGVPGTRDRVIEAIKILREEGVKVAIKTAISAATWPHVYDLIAEAKALDVGLLYFCDLITAGRSEGEDDGRITAAQWRELGDFIVEDILSEESTMEWDIGAMPSFIPFVAEKFVERGIDVSNGLERLKTISACPVGKGHMNINSEGGIMPCQFAQDWTIGTVREMTLQEAVCKLYELDQQESEGVCAPEACEYSRICRGCRAKAWQRTGEPMAEDITCLLHAEFDRSELVAHIEATPEFERSAPCSVPGAC
- a CDS encoding DUF2149 domain-containing protein, whose amino-acid sequence is MGLDDRRRLSGGSGGTFMRHRRLSHPIHQEDPMSMMGNLFDIALLIGIGLLIMALSSFGLNDLLTNADTTIVKNPGTPNMEIVTRKGGKITRLKQTGVQTEGPGTAVGTVYRLQSGEMIWVPSGPTQ
- a CDS encoding aminotransferase class I/II-fold pyridoxal phosphate-dependent enzyme, encoding MTAGEARVTVSGADLERLRSLSCIKWSRYDDDVIPAWVADMDLAPLPAAVDSVAKLAACGDFGYNFAAHKELPELFSEWEARRHGWRPDVERTRVFCDVMQAVETVLWLHTEPGDGVVLFTPVYHPFYPAVKSTGRRVVECPLDPDGWRLDPERLEAAIDSTTRAILLCNPHNPTGRVLDAAELTAIADVAERHDLLIVSDEIWGDLVHPGATHVPLASVSDDAAARTVTISAASKAFNIAGLHCAVAHIGHAGVEAALKELPRHLLGAVGTPGAMATRAAWTEGELWLGAVREHLTAQRDHLAMRLASELPEIGFTPPEGTYLAWLDMRAYDLGDDPAKAILERGRVALSSGLDFGHAGAGWARLNFATSREILDEIIDRVASAVRG
- a CDS encoding aldo/keto reductase; amino-acid sequence: MPTRPTITSLADTVEIAPGVLMPRLGLGTYKSDEGPDVEGEVTAGFELGYRLIDTAALYGNEPSIGHALRASGIPRDEVFLTTKLWNDDQGYESTLSACESSLERLGVDHVDLYLIHWPWVERMRDTWRAMEQLLASGHTRAIGVCNFLPHHLDTLAEFASVMPAVNQFEFHPRLQQPELQAACERYGITLQAWAPIMRGRVNLIPELVGIAGAHRKTPAQVSIRWILQKGFVTIPKSIHPARIAENCDVYDFELTAEEMATIDALDACERIGPNPETYVTGNSD